One window of Athalia rosae chromosome 2, iyAthRosa1.1, whole genome shotgun sequence genomic DNA carries:
- the LOC125500036 gene encoding uncharacterized protein F54H12.2-like — translation MAYLHAHSCECLKSELDLFTLPPTQTTIEGGQWVHYKPVSSLTDDSPIEFMVPGLSDEYLDLSHTMLSLRVSMPPLDGVQLVSSDGKTPTAAAIAAPVNNLLHSLFSQVDVFFNQKLVSPANNAYAYRAYMETLLNYNNTAKNSHLTTTLWYRDTAGRMDDLGAGNKGFAERERLFKNGSSVDLLGHLHCDVFNQEKFLLNGVELRLRLVRSRDAFCIMETTNAHTMHILEATLLVRRVTINPGVLLAHARALAKGTAKYPLTRVEVKAMTIHGGVHGETLDNVFLGQLPKRIIIGFVDNKAFNGDRTRNPFNFQHFKTNFLSLYVDGQQIPSKPLQPDFTKSRLYVDAYQTLFSGTGIHFLNEGNGISRADYPYGYCLTAFDLTPDLSANSNTHWNLVRHGSVRIEVRFEEALEKTINCVVYAEFDNILEIDSSRQVIVDFGG, via the coding sequence ATGGCCTACCTACACGCTCATTCGTGCGAGTGTTTGAAATCGGAGCTCGACTTGTTCACTCTACCGCCTACGCAGACGACGATAGAGGGTGGGCAGTGGGTGCATTACAAGCCGGTGTCGTCTCTCACCGACGACTCACCGATCGAATTCATGGTTCCGGGGCTGAGCGACGAGTACCTCGACCTGTCGCACACGATGCTCAGTCTGCGAGTCAGTATGCCGCCTTTGGATGGGGTGCAGCTGGTGAGCTCGGACGGTAAGACCCCGACAGCGGCGGCGATCGCAGCTCCTGTGAACAACCTGTTGCACTCGTTGTTCAGTCAAGTGGACGTCTTCTTCAATCAAAAACTCGTCTCCCCGGCCAacaacgcgtacgcgtacagaGCATACATGGAGACTCTGTTGAATTACAACAATACGGCCAAAAATTCGCATCTGACGACCACGCTGTGGTACAGGGATACCGCCGGCAGAATGGACGATCTTGGTGCCGGTAATAAGGGTTTCGCAGAGCGCgaacgattattcaaaaacgGCTCCAGCGTTGATTTATTGGGACACCTTCATTGCGACGTGTTCAATCAGGAGAAATTCCTTCTAAACGGCGTGGAGTTGCGATTGCGTCTGGTGAGATCGCGGGACGCCTTCTGCATCATGGAAACCACCAACGCTCACACGATGCACATTTTAGAGGCCACTCTGCTCGTTCGACGAGTCACGATAAACCCCGGCGTGTTGTTGGCGCACGCCAGAGCTCTGGCGAAAGGGACGGCCAAGTATCCGCTCACCAGGGTCGAGGTCAAGGCAATGACGATTCACGGCGGGGTGCACGGAGAAACGTTGGACAACGTGTTTCTCGGCCAGCTGCCGAAGAGAATAATCATCGGATTCGTCGATAACAAGGCCTTCAACGGCGACCGAACGCGCAacccgttcaattttcaacattttaaaacCAACTTTCTGTCTCTGTACGTCGACGGCCAGCAAATACCCTCGAAACCCCTGCAACCGGACTTTACGAAATCAAGATTATACGTGGACGCGTACCAAACGTTGTTTTCCGGAACTGGCATTCATTTTCTAAACGAGGGAAACGGAATCAGCCGGGCGGACTACCCCTACGGTTATTGTCTGACCGCGTTCGATCTCACACCCGATTTATCGGCGAACAGCAACACGCATTGGAATTTGGTCAGACACGGCAGCGTTCGAATAGAGGTACGTTTCGAAGAGGCGCTCGAGAAGACGATAAACTGCGTCGTGTACGCAGAATTCgacaatattttggaaattgattCGAGTCGTCAAGTTATCGTGGATTTCGGTGGCTGA